A window from Vibrio cortegadensis encodes these proteins:
- a CDS encoding TatD family hydrolase, which yields MFVDSHCHLDKLDYTDLHNGIEDVINKAKQAKVESLLSVGVTLDSFPKMLEMIAPYEQVHASCGVHPLDVESDFSLDKLYEYAKHPKVVAIGETGLDYHYQPETAELQKLRFEQQVELAVEVNKPLIIHTRNAREDTLSILKNGGADKCGGVIHCFTEDLKFAESAMELGFYISISGIVTFRQAKELKEVVAALPLERLLIETDSPYLAPVPHRGKENQPAYVVEVASYIAQLKGASLSSVAEKTTKNYHDLFLR from the coding sequence ATGTTCGTAGATTCACACTGCCACCTAGATAAGCTTGATTACACTGATTTACACAATGGAATTGAAGATGTAATTAACAAAGCTAAGCAAGCTAAAGTGGAGTCACTGCTATCGGTAGGGGTAACTTTAGACTCTTTTCCTAAAATGCTTGAGATGATTGCCCCATATGAGCAAGTTCATGCCTCTTGTGGTGTTCATCCACTCGATGTCGAAAGTGACTTCTCACTCGACAAGTTATATGAATACGCCAAACATCCCAAAGTGGTTGCGATTGGTGAAACGGGTCTAGATTATCATTATCAACCGGAGACTGCGGAGTTACAGAAGTTACGCTTTGAGCAACAGGTTGAACTAGCCGTTGAGGTGAATAAGCCACTCATTATTCATACTCGCAATGCGCGTGAAGATACTTTATCGATTTTGAAAAATGGCGGCGCAGATAAATGTGGTGGTGTGATCCACTGCTTTACTGAAGATTTAAAGTTTGCTGAATCTGCTATGGAGCTTGGCTTCTATATATCAATTTCGGGAATAGTGACGTTCAGACAAGCCAAAGAGTTGAAAGAAGTGGTGGCGGCATTGCCGTTAGAAAGGCTGCTTATTGAAACGGATTCTCCCTACTTAGCTCCAGTTCCGCATCGTGGAAAAGAGAATCAACCAGCGTATGTTGTGGAAGTTGCATCCTATATTGCACAGTTAAAAGGGGCGTCGTTATCCTCAGTTGCTGAAAAAACCACCAAAAACTACCACGATCTTTTTTTGCGATGA
- the tmk gene encoding dTMP kinase produces MNQTKFIVVEGLEGAGKSTAINAILDTLNQFGVDQIVNTREPGGTVLAEKMRSLVKEEHDGEVLQDMTELLLMYAARVQLVENVIKPALNAGNWVVGDRHDMSSQAYQGGGRQIARSTMENLRETTLKGFKPDLTLYLDLDPRVGLERARGRGELDRIEKMDISFFDRTRERYLEIAASDDSVFVINAEQEIANVAKDIKVTLITWLKAQ; encoded by the coding sequence ATGAATCAAACAAAATTTATTGTAGTCGAAGGGCTAGAAGGGGCGGGGAAAAGCACCGCAATTAATGCAATTTTAGATACGCTCAATCAGTTTGGAGTCGATCAAATTGTTAATACACGAGAGCCTGGCGGTACGGTTTTAGCCGAAAAAATGCGCTCATTAGTGAAAGAGGAACATGACGGCGAAGTGCTTCAAGACATGACTGAATTATTGCTTATGTACGCTGCTCGAGTTCAACTAGTGGAAAATGTCATCAAGCCTGCTCTAAATGCCGGAAATTGGGTGGTAGGTGATCGCCACGATATGTCATCTCAAGCTTATCAAGGTGGTGGTCGTCAAATCGCAAGATCGACGATGGAAAACCTTAGAGAGACAACCCTAAAAGGATTTAAACCTGATTTGACTCTATATCTTGACCTTGATCCTCGCGTTGGTCTTGAACGTGCAAGAGGCCGCGGAGAGCTCGATCGTATAGAGAAAATGGATATTAGTTTTTTTGACCGTACAAGAGAGCGTTATTTAGAAATAGCGGCATCTGATGATTCTGTGTTTGTCATTAATGCTGAGCAAGAGATTGCTAATGTTGCTAAAGATATTAAAGTGACTTTAATTACATGGCTTAAGGCTCAGTAG
- the holB gene encoding DNA polymerase III subunit delta': MSTLYPWLQPTWEQLKDKLDNQRLSGSMLISACNGVGILQLLEHFSAALMCSNYTSEACGFCHSCELIKSGSHPDLHWIKPEKEGKSITVDQIRQCNHIAQQSSQLNGTRLIIVTPAEAMNESASNALLKTLEEPADNCVFLLVTENSHKLLPTIISRCQQMQIVLPSSADLTDWVGQQTSNEIPNYVASLNHHAPLKTLEFVNENGVESYRGVESAFITFIDGKSTDVYELWSALESDTSTKLSWIWYLLSDTQKAHFGINSRDLLPGSDALAKLLTYEASYQLSHLLKDLMDQLSNHTGLNTELMVINWLLKLQEASCS; the protein is encoded by the coding sequence ATGAGTACACTCTATCCATGGTTGCAACCAACATGGGAACAGTTAAAAGATAAGTTAGACAACCAGCGCTTATCTGGTTCAATGCTGATTTCAGCGTGTAATGGCGTGGGGATCTTACAGTTATTGGAGCACTTTAGCGCAGCGCTGATGTGTTCTAATTACACTAGTGAGGCGTGCGGATTTTGTCATAGCTGCGAACTGATAAAGTCGGGTAGCCATCCGGATCTACACTGGATAAAACCAGAGAAGGAAGGTAAATCAATCACGGTTGATCAGATCCGACAATGTAATCATATTGCTCAGCAGTCATCACAGTTAAATGGAACTCGATTGATCATCGTGACGCCAGCTGAAGCTATGAACGAATCGGCGTCTAATGCTCTACTTAAAACACTAGAAGAGCCCGCAGATAATTGCGTTTTTTTGTTGGTGACAGAGAACTCTCATAAGCTTTTACCCACCATCATTAGTCGCTGCCAACAAATGCAAATTGTTTTACCTTCATCTGCAGACCTGACGGATTGGGTTGGCCAACAAACCAGCAATGAAATTCCAAACTATGTAGCAAGTTTGAATCATCATGCTCCTCTTAAAACTCTAGAATTTGTCAATGAGAATGGCGTTGAAAGCTATCGTGGTGTTGAGTCCGCGTTTATTACTTTTATTGACGGAAAATCTACGGATGTTTATGAGTTGTGGTCAGCACTAGAAAGTGACACGTCGACGAAGTTGAGCTGGATCTGGTATTTACTCAGTGATACTCAAAAAGCTCACTTTGGTATAAATAGTCGTGATTTGCTTCCTGGGAGCGATGCATTAGCCAAATTATTAACTTATGAAGCAAGCTACCAGTTGTCACACTTATTAAAAGATTTGATGGATCAGCTTTCAAACCATACGGGTTTAAACACAGAGTTGATGGTTATTAATTGGTTACTGAAATTGCAAGAGGCATCATGTTCGTAG
- the mltG gene encoding endolytic transglycosylase MltG — protein MIKKLLLLLTVLAVLAAGAFFYTTSQIQQFLDQPVQIQDEEIVTIKPGMSFNRVLNQFVTDSWIVSNPTSKLVRRLHPELTHIKAGTFLIEPEQSLREVLAFLVEGKEHQFSITFVEGSRFSEWLEQFKQAKYLDHSLAGLSETEITQKLGIDRDKLEGLFLAETYYYTLGTSDFDILKRAHANLKQVLDLHWSSRQDKLPLKSDYEALILASIIEKETAVASERERVASVFINRLNKRMRLQTDPTVIYGMGDNYKGNIRKKDLRARTAYNTYVINGLPPTPIAMAGEASIKAALNPEKGKYLYFVASGTGGHVFSKTLAEHNRAVRAYLKQLRKNK, from the coding sequence GTGATTAAGAAGTTACTACTCTTGCTTACAGTACTAGCGGTATTGGCGGCAGGCGCTTTTTTTTATACCACATCGCAAATTCAACAATTTCTCGATCAACCTGTTCAGATCCAAGATGAGGAAATTGTAACCATAAAACCAGGCATGAGCTTTAATCGTGTCCTGAATCAATTTGTTACGGATAGCTGGATTGTAAGTAACCCAACATCAAAATTAGTACGCCGATTACATCCTGAGCTGACTCACATTAAAGCGGGTACTTTTTTGATTGAGCCTGAACAATCACTGCGAGAAGTGTTAGCGTTTCTCGTTGAAGGAAAAGAGCACCAATTTTCGATTACTTTTGTGGAAGGTAGCCGATTCAGTGAATGGCTAGAGCAATTTAAACAAGCGAAGTATTTGGATCACAGTCTAGCGGGTTTATCTGAAACCGAAATTACCCAAAAGTTAGGGATAGATAGAGATAAGTTAGAAGGCCTATTTTTAGCTGAAACCTATTATTACACTTTAGGAACGTCGGATTTCGATATATTGAAGCGAGCACATGCAAACTTAAAGCAAGTATTGGACCTGCACTGGTCATCACGTCAGGATAAGCTACCTTTGAAAAGTGATTATGAGGCTTTAATCCTCGCTTCAATCATTGAAAAAGAGACAGCGGTTGCCTCTGAGCGTGAAAGAGTCGCTTCTGTGTTTATCAATCGATTGAATAAACGCATGCGTTTGCAGACGGATCCTACGGTTATTTATGGGATGGGTGACAACTACAAAGGCAATATTCGTAAGAAGGATTTACGAGCTCGCACGGCTTATAACACTTATGTGATTAACGGTTTGCCACCAACACCAATCGCGATGGCTGGTGAGGCATCAATTAAGGCAGCATTGAACCCTGAAAAAGGAAAATATCTCTACTTTGTTGCTAGCGGAACTGGCGGCCATGTATTCTCTAAAACCCTAGCTGAACATAATCGTGCGGTTAGAGCGTACCTAAAACAATTAAGAAAGAATAAATGA
- a CDS encoding methionine/alanine import family NSS transporter small subunit, translating to MTTSAIIMMVLGLGITWGGAAICIKKAMDKK from the coding sequence ATGACTACTAGTGCAATTATTATGATGGTTCTTGGTCTTGGCATTACTTGGGGTGGCGCTGCTATCTGCATCAAGAAAGCGATGGACAAGAAGTAA
- the ptsG gene encoding PTS glucose transporter subunit IIBC, with translation MFKNLFANLQKVGKALMLPVSVLPVAGILLGVGAANFSFLPEVVSHLMEQAGGSVFGQMPLLFAVGVALGFTNNDGVAGLSAIVGYGIMTATLAVMATVFGVDKIDTGVLGGILAGGVAGWAFNRFFKIQLPEYLGFFAGKRAVPIVTGFISIALGLILSVIWPPVGSAIAAFSDWAANQNPVTAFGIYGIVERSLIPFGLHHIWNVPFFYEAGQCTNNAGETVNGIMTCFLTADDASRAAGNGFGQLAGGYLFKMFGLPAAAIAIAHSAKPENRAKVMGIMASAALTSFLTGITEPIEFSFLFIAPVLYGIHAVLSGLAYVLTNSLGVVHGHTFSNGFIDFIVQSPRAENMLLLVGLGLVYAVIYYVVFRAVIKAMDLKTPGREDESEDTASAATGSELAGELVAAFGGKANITNLDACITRLRVSVAETDAVNQDKLKQLGAAGVVVVSGGVQAIFGTKSDNLKTEMDEWIRNNA, from the coding sequence ATGTTTAAAAATCTTTTTGCCAACCTGCAAAAAGTCGGTAAGGCTCTGATGCTACCAGTATCAGTTCTTCCGGTTGCAGGTATTTTACTTGGTGTTGGTGCTGCAAACTTTAGTTTCCTTCCAGAAGTGGTTTCTCACTTAATGGAACAAGCTGGTGGTTCAGTATTCGGCCAAATGCCACTACTATTCGCAGTAGGTGTTGCACTAGGTTTTACAAATAACGACGGTGTTGCAGGCCTTTCTGCTATCGTTGGTTACGGTATCATGACAGCGACACTAGCAGTAATGGCTACTGTATTTGGTGTAGATAAAATCGATACTGGTGTTCTAGGTGGTATCTTAGCTGGTGGTGTAGCAGGTTGGGCATTTAACCGCTTCTTCAAGATTCAGCTTCCAGAATATCTTGGCTTCTTCGCTGGTAAGCGTGCAGTGCCAATCGTAACTGGTTTCATCTCTATTGCTCTTGGTCTAATCCTTTCTGTTATTTGGCCACCAGTGGGTTCTGCAATCGCAGCATTCTCTGATTGGGCAGCTAACCAAAACCCAGTTACTGCATTTGGTATCTACGGTATTGTTGAGCGTTCTCTGATCCCATTCGGTCTTCACCACATTTGGAACGTACCTTTCTTCTACGAAGCGGGTCAATGTACAAATAACGCTGGCGAAACTGTAAACGGTATCATGACTTGTTTCCTTACTGCAGATGACGCATCTCGCGCTGCTGGTAACGGTTTCGGTCAACTAGCGGGTGGTTACCTATTCAAAATGTTCGGTCTTCCTGCTGCTGCTATCGCTATCGCGCATTCAGCTAAACCTGAAAACCGTGCAAAAGTAATGGGCATCATGGCTTCTGCCGCTCTAACTTCTTTCCTAACAGGTATTACTGAACCAATTGAATTCTCTTTCCTATTCATTGCTCCAGTACTATACGGAATTCACGCGGTACTTTCTGGTCTAGCTTACGTACTAACTAACTCTTTAGGTGTTGTACACGGTCACACATTCTCTAACGGTTTCATTGACTTTATTGTTCAATCTCCTCGTGCTGAGAACATGTTACTTCTAGTTGGTCTTGGTCTTGTATACGCTGTAATCTACTACGTAGTATTCCGTGCAGTAATCAAAGCTATGGACCTTAAAACTCCTGGCCGTGAAGACGAAAGCGAAGACACTGCTTCTGCAGCTACTGGTTCTGAACTAGCGGGTGAATTAGTTGCAGCATTTGGCGGTAAAGCAAACATCACTAACCTAGATGCTTGTATCACTCGTCTACGTGTTTCTGTTGCTGAAACAGATGCAGTTAACCAAGACAAACTGAAACAGCTTGGTGCTGCTGGTGTTGTTGTTGTATCTGGTGGTGTTCAAGCTATCTTCGGTACTAAATCTGACAACCTGAAAACAGAAATGGATGAGTGGATTCGCAACAACGCGTAA
- the fabF gene encoding beta-ketoacyl-ACP synthase II, with amino-acid sequence MSKRRVVVTGMGMLSPVGNTVESSWKALLAGQSGIDNIDHFDATNFSTRFAGLVKDFNCEEYMSKKDARKMDLFIQYGIAAGIQAFSDSGLTITEENAPRVGVAIGSGIGGLGLIEAGHKVLSEKGPRKISPFFVPSTIVNMIAGHLSIMKGLRGPNIAISTACTTGLHNIGHAARMIAYGDADAMLAGGAEKASTPLGMGGFAAAKALSTRNDEPQKASRPWDKDRDGFVLGDGAGVMVVEEYEHAKARGAKIYCEIVGFGMSGDAYHMTSPSEDGSGGALAMEAAMRDADVTGEQIGYVNAHGTSTPAGDVAEVKGIKRALGEAGTKQVLVSSTKSMTGHLLGAAGSVEAIITALTLVDQIVPPTINLDNPEDDLGIDLVPHTARKADLTYAACNSFGFGGTNGCLIFKKI; translated from the coding sequence GTGTCCAAGCGTCGTGTAGTTGTCACTGGCATGGGTATGTTGTCACCGGTAGGCAACACTGTAGAATCATCTTGGAAAGCCCTGCTAGCTGGTCAAAGTGGAATCGATAATATCGATCATTTTGATGCCACCAATTTCTCAACTCGTTTTGCAGGTCTAGTCAAAGACTTTAACTGCGAAGAGTACATGTCTAAAAAAGATGCACGTAAAATGGATTTGTTTATCCAATACGGCATCGCAGCAGGAATCCAAGCCTTTAGTGATTCAGGCCTAACCATTACTGAAGAGAATGCACCAAGAGTTGGTGTAGCTATCGGTTCAGGTATTGGTGGTTTAGGTTTAATTGAAGCAGGCCATAAAGTGCTTTCGGAAAAAGGTCCTCGTAAAATCAGTCCTTTCTTCGTTCCTTCAACCATCGTAAATATGATTGCAGGTCACCTGTCTATCATGAAAGGTTTACGTGGTCCGAACATTGCAATTTCAACAGCTTGTACAACAGGCTTACACAATATCGGTCATGCCGCTCGTATGATCGCTTATGGTGATGCGGATGCCATGTTAGCGGGTGGTGCTGAAAAAGCATCAACGCCACTTGGTATGGGTGGCTTTGCAGCAGCAAAAGCGCTCTCTACTCGTAATGACGAACCGCAAAAAGCGTCTCGCCCATGGGATAAAGATCGTGATGGTTTTGTTCTTGGTGATGGTGCTGGCGTGATGGTTGTTGAAGAGTACGAACACGCAAAAGCTCGTGGTGCTAAAATCTACTGTGAAATCGTTGGCTTTGGTATGTCTGGTGATGCTTATCACATGACGTCTCCAAGTGAAGACGGCTCTGGTGGTGCACTTGCGATGGAAGCTGCAATGCGTGATGCCGATGTTACGGGTGAGCAGATTGGCTACGTCAATGCTCATGGAACATCAACACCAGCGGGTGATGTTGCAGAAGTTAAAGGCATCAAACGAGCACTTGGTGAAGCAGGAACTAAGCAAGTACTAGTCTCTTCTACTAAATCGATGACTGGCCACCTATTAGGTGCAGCAGGCTCTGTAGAAGCGATTATTACAGCGTTAACTCTTGTTGATCAAATTGTTCCGCCAACAATCAACCTAGATAATCCTGAAGATGATTTAGGTATTGATCTTGTTCCACATACGGCACGTAAAGCAGATCTTACTTATGCTGCGTGTAATTCGTTTGGATTTGGTGGTACAAATGGTTGCTTAATCTTCAAAAAGATTTAA
- the pabC gene encoding aminodeoxychorismate lyase, giving the protein MYWVNGQPSDTIFLSDRSFQYGDGCFTTMLTLNGEIQYWPKHIQRMNRSLDALQIPRPDWDLIFTWLEQASQKASKAGLKLHISRGQGGRGYSPNNISPITVTISDFSFPESYDLFSQSGIALTICEHRLGLNPYLAGHKHNNRLEQILMKSEAEQRGYVDGVAMDINGYVIETTMANLFWAKDNVLYSPSLVNCGVAGVIREQILEFAKRNEIETKIGHFELTRLYDADEIFITNSILGVVPVTQINFSSDQHRAYSIGTMTTIFQETINS; this is encoded by the coding sequence ATGTACTGGGTGAATGGACAACCAAGTGACACAATCTTTTTAAGTGATCGATCTTTTCAATACGGAGATGGTTGCTTTACCACGATGCTCACACTAAACGGTGAGATTCAATATTGGCCGAAGCATATTCAGCGGATGAACCGGAGCCTTGATGCTTTGCAGATTCCTAGGCCCGATTGGGATCTCATCTTTACCTGGTTAGAGCAGGCAAGCCAAAAAGCGTCCAAAGCGGGGCTTAAGTTGCACATCAGTCGTGGTCAAGGTGGGAGAGGGTATAGCCCTAACAATATTTCACCAATTACGGTAACGATCAGTGATTTCAGCTTTCCTGAGTCATATGATCTATTTTCACAGAGCGGAATAGCCCTAACCATTTGTGAACACCGCTTAGGCTTAAATCCGTATTTAGCCGGCCACAAGCATAATAATCGGCTTGAGCAGATCTTAATGAAGTCTGAAGCCGAGCAACGTGGATATGTGGATGGCGTTGCGATGGACATCAATGGCTATGTTATCGAGACAACAATGGCGAATCTATTTTGGGCGAAAGACAATGTGTTATATTCCCCGAGTCTTGTTAACTGTGGTGTCGCGGGTGTGATTCGTGAACAAATACTTGAATTCGCAAAACGAAATGAGATTGAGACAAAAATAGGACACTTTGAGCTTACTAGGCTATACGACGCCGATGAAATTTTTATTACCAACTCTATTTTAGGTGTCGTCCCTGTTACTCAAATAAATTTTTCTTCGGATCAGCACAGGGCTTATTCGATAGGAACAATGACAACAATATTTCAGGAGACGATTAACTCGTGA
- a CDS encoding beta-ketoacyl-ACP synthase III, which yields MYSKILGTGSYLPSKVRTNADLEKMVDTTDEWIVTRTGIKERRISADDETVADMAFFASEKAIEMAGIDKDAIDLIIVATTSSSHTFPSSACQVQGKLGIVGCPAFDLAAACSGFVYALSVADQHIKSGMCKNVLVVGADALSKTCDPTDRSTIILFGDAAGAVVVGASEEPGILSTHIYSDGRFGELLSLEVPERGGDVDKWLHMAGNEVFKVAVTQLSRLVKDTLAANNMDKSELDWLVPHQANYRIISATAKKLTMSLDQVVMTLDRHGNTSAATVPTALDEAVRDGRIKRGQTLLLEAFGGGFTWGSALVKF from the coding sequence ATGTATAGCAAAATTTTAGGTACTGGCAGCTATCTGCCATCTAAAGTGCGTACTAACGCAGATTTAGAAAAAATGGTAGACACAACAGATGAGTGGATTGTAACTCGTACTGGTATTAAAGAGCGCCGCATTTCAGCTGATGATGAAACTGTTGCGGATATGGCTTTTTTTGCGTCTGAGAAAGCAATAGAAATGGCGGGTATTGATAAAGACGCTATTGATCTGATTATTGTTGCAACAACCAGTAGCAGCCACACGTTCCCATCTTCAGCTTGTCAAGTTCAAGGTAAGCTAGGCATTGTCGGTTGTCCGGCATTTGATCTGGCTGCGGCATGTTCTGGGTTCGTTTATGCATTATCAGTGGCAGATCAACATATCAAATCGGGCATGTGTAAAAATGTCTTGGTTGTCGGTGCTGACGCGCTTTCAAAAACGTGTGATCCAACAGACCGTTCTACCATCATTCTATTTGGTGATGCGGCAGGCGCTGTCGTCGTTGGTGCGAGTGAAGAGCCTGGAATTCTTTCTACCCATATCTACTCTGATGGTCGCTTTGGTGAATTACTGAGCCTTGAAGTCCCTGAGCGTGGTGGTGATGTCGATAAATGGCTTCATATGGCGGGTAACGAAGTATTTAAAGTGGCAGTAACTCAACTTTCGCGTTTAGTTAAAGATACGCTAGCGGCTAATAATATGGATAAATCTGAATTGGATTGGCTTGTACCACATCAAGCGAACTATCGTATTATTTCCGCAACCGCGAAGAAACTGACGATGTCTTTAGACCAAGTAGTGATGACCCTTGATCGTCACGGTAATACTTCCGCTGCTACGGTACCGACTGCGTTAGATGAAGCGGTCAGAGATGGTCGTATTAAGCGTGGACAGACGTTGCTATTAGAAGCATTTGGTGGCGGTTTTACTTGGGGCTCAGCTCTAGTTAAATTCTAG
- the acpP gene encoding acyl carrier protein produces MSNLEERVKKIIIEQLGVDEAEVKNEASFVDDLGADSLDTVELVMALEEEFDTEIPDEEAEKITTVQAAIDYVTSAQ; encoded by the coding sequence ATGAGCAACCTCGAAGAACGCGTAAAAAAAATTATCATCGAACAGCTAGGTGTTGACGAAGCAGAAGTTAAAAACGAAGCTTCATTTGTTGACGATCTAGGTGCTGATTCTCTAGACACAGTTGAGCTAGTAATGGCTCTAGAAGAAGAATTCGACACTGAGATCCCAGACGAAGAAGCTGAGAAAATCACTACTGTTCAAGCTGCTATCGACTACGTGACCAGCGCTCAGTAA
- the fabD gene encoding ACP S-malonyltransferase: MSKFAIVFPGQGSQALGMLADLGEKYDVVKQTFSEASDVLGYDLWALIQDGPVENLNETFRTQPALLAASVAIWRVWQELGLEQPANLAGHSLGEYSALVCAGVIDFKQAIKLVELRGQLMQEAVPAGVGAMYAIIGLGDEAIAKACEEAAQDEVVSPVNFNSPGQVVIAGNKAAVERAGVLCKEAGAKRALPLPVSVPSHCALMKPAADKLAIALEALEFNTPALPVINNVDVAAETDPAKIKEALVRQLYSPVRWTEGVQAMNEQGVEKLLELGPGKVLTGLTKRIVKTMTAAAVNDTASLEAAK, encoded by the coding sequence ATGAGCAAATTTGCTATCGTATTTCCAGGTCAAGGTTCACAAGCTCTTGGCATGTTGGCTGATCTTGGCGAAAAGTATGATGTTGTTAAGCAGACTTTTTCAGAAGCGTCAGATGTGCTTGGTTATGATTTGTGGGCTCTTATTCAAGATGGCCCTGTTGAAAATCTTAACGAGACATTCAGAACTCAACCTGCATTGCTTGCCGCTTCTGTGGCGATTTGGCGTGTATGGCAAGAACTGGGTTTAGAGCAGCCTGCAAACCTTGCGGGCCATAGCCTAGGTGAATACTCTGCATTAGTGTGTGCTGGCGTTATCGATTTTAAACAAGCGATCAAGTTAGTTGAACTGCGCGGCCAGCTTATGCAAGAAGCTGTACCCGCTGGCGTTGGTGCAATGTACGCTATCATCGGTCTAGGTGATGAAGCGATTGCTAAAGCGTGTGAAGAAGCAGCGCAAGATGAAGTTGTGTCTCCTGTTAACTTTAACTCTCCAGGCCAAGTTGTTATCGCAGGTAACAAAGCAGCAGTAGAGCGTGCAGGTGTGCTATGTAAAGAAGCAGGCGCAAAGCGTGCACTTCCTTTACCTGTTTCTGTTCCTTCTCACTGTGCTCTAATGAAACCAGCAGCAGACAAACTAGCTATTGCGCTTGAAGCACTAGAGTTCAACACGCCAGCGCTGCCAGTTATCAACAATGTTGATGTAGCGGCTGAAACAGATCCTGCAAAAATTAAAGAAGCATTAGTTCGTCAACTTTACAGCCCAGTTCGTTGGACTGAAGGCGTACAAGCGATGAACGAACAAGGTGTTGAAAAACTTCTTGAGTTAGGCCCTGGTAAAGTTCTTACTGGTCTAACAAAACGAATCGTAAAAACTATGACAGCTGCAGCAGTTAATGATACTGCATCACTAGAAGCTGCTAAGTAA
- the fabG gene encoding 3-oxoacyl-ACP reductase FabG — MNLEGKVALVTGASRGIGRAIAELLVERGAKVIGTATSEGGADAISAYLGENGKGLALNVTDVDSIAATLKTINDEFGAIDILVNNAGITRDNLLMRMKDDEWNDIIDTNLTPIFRMSKAVLRGMMKKRQGRIVNVGSVVGTMGNAGQTNYAAAKAGVIGFTKSMAREVASRGVTVNTVAPGFIETDMTKALNDEQRAATLANVPAGRLGDPREIAEAVVFLASPAAAYITGETLHVNGGMYMV, encoded by the coding sequence ATGAATTTAGAAGGCAAAGTTGCACTGGTTACAGGCGCAAGCCGTGGTATCGGTCGTGCAATCGCTGAACTTTTAGTTGAGCGTGGTGCTAAAGTTATCGGTACTGCTACGTCTGAAGGCGGCGCAGATGCAATCAGTGCGTACCTTGGTGAGAACGGTAAAGGTCTTGCTCTTAATGTCACTGACGTTGACTCAATTGCTGCTACACTGAAAACCATCAACGATGAATTCGGTGCGATTGACATTCTTGTTAACAATGCAGGTATCACTCGTGATAACTTGCTAATGCGTATGAAAGACGATGAATGGAATGACATCATCGATACTAACCTAACGCCTATTTTCCGCATGTCTAAAGCGGTATTGCGTGGCATGATGAAAAAGCGTCAAGGTCGTATCGTTAACGTCGGTTCTGTTGTTGGTACCATGGGTAACGCTGGTCAAACAAACTATGCCGCTGCAAAAGCTGGTGTAATTGGTTTTACTAAGTCTATGGCTCGTGAAGTTGCTTCACGCGGTGTAACAGTAAATACCGTTGCACCCGGTTTTATTGAAACAGATATGACAAAAGCGCTGAATGATGAGCAACGTGCTGCTACACTAGCAAATGTACCAGCAGGTCGTTTAGGTGATCCTCGTGAAATTGCGGAAGCTGTAGTATTCTTAGCATCTCCAGCGGCAGCATACATCACTGGAGAAACACTTCACGTTAATGGTGGAATGTACATGGTTTAA